A window from Calditrichia bacterium encodes these proteins:
- a CDS encoding chromosomal replication initiator protein DnaA, giving the protein MSKELAAVRLNMLEKSKDMHERTPDVRLAGNPAPSQNQPATMEGLWAECLELIARALPKGKSEQTMNTWFKPIHPVQYVDNILYLRIESQFFGEWLDSHYRAVLLNAVRSVFGDNARLEYQVTPGAKKKSEPEETPVTISADETSAPKPEAVRKTPGAHRLDAQYRFANFFANGNNRFALKTAEHVSRNLGEQVFNPLYFHGQVGTGKTHLIHALGNNLSENYDNRRVIYLTAESFVHAYITAVQSQSINKFISAMRSVDVLLLDNFHFLAGKTKSQEALMLILQDLLHRGSQVVIGSNVPPSLLPQFNPSLVALAQGGLIADLHHTDVTTREQIVRHYLSENGIDLEEASVQYLAKNLGTNIHHMRSVVVRIVAQISLMKKALGTEDIRYIVSQLCPQSENEMLQPGTLKRAIRIPDIVKAVSGFFDVPLEMLQGVSRKQRVSKARQVAIYLCRELTDESLSTIGYYFSSLHHASVLYAYNKTKSDITENPRLRSNIEKIRALL; this is encoded by the coding sequence TTGTCTAAGGAATTAGCCGCTGTACGGTTGAATATGCTGGAAAAAAGCAAGGATATGCACGAAAGAACACCGGATGTTCGTTTAGCAGGAAATCCTGCACCCAGCCAAAACCAACCGGCCACAATGGAAGGGCTTTGGGCCGAATGCCTGGAGCTGATTGCCAGGGCGCTACCCAAAGGTAAATCCGAACAGACGATGAACACCTGGTTCAAGCCGATCCATCCGGTGCAATATGTTGATAACATTTTATATCTCCGGATTGAGTCGCAGTTTTTCGGCGAGTGGCTGGATTCCCATTACCGTGCGGTGTTGCTCAACGCGGTGCGATCCGTTTTCGGGGATAATGCCCGGCTCGAATATCAGGTAACTCCCGGTGCCAAAAAGAAATCCGAGCCGGAAGAAACACCCGTCACAATTTCTGCGGATGAAACATCTGCGCCAAAACCGGAAGCGGTTCGCAAAACGCCCGGCGCTCACCGGCTGGATGCACAATATCGATTTGCAAATTTTTTTGCCAATGGCAATAACCGTTTTGCACTGAAAACGGCTGAGCACGTTTCCCGGAACCTCGGTGAGCAGGTGTTTAACCCGCTTTATTTTCATGGGCAGGTAGGCACCGGCAAAACGCATTTGATTCATGCACTGGGGAATAATTTGTCGGAGAATTACGACAACCGGCGAGTAATTTATCTGACAGCGGAATCATTCGTTCACGCATACATCACCGCGGTTCAGTCGCAATCGATCAACAAATTTATTTCGGCAATGCGCAGCGTTGATGTGTTGTTGCTCGATAACTTCCACTTTCTGGCGGGAAAAACCAAATCGCAGGAAGCGCTGATGCTCATTTTGCAGGATCTGTTGCATCGCGGCAGTCAGGTGGTTATCGGATCGAATGTGCCCCCAAGTTTGCTGCCACAGTTCAATCCATCTTTGGTCGCGTTGGCGCAGGGCGGACTGATTGCCGATTTGCATCATACGGATGTGACCACCCGTGAGCAAATTGTCCGGCATTATCTTTCGGAAAACGGAATTGATCTCGAGGAAGCTTCGGTTCAATATCTCGCCAAAAATCTGGGAACAAATATTCACCACATGCGCTCGGTAGTTGTGCGGATTGTCGCCCAAATTTCGCTGATGAAAAAAGCGCTGGGTACAGAAGATATCCGCTACATCGTTTCGCAACTTTGCCCGCAATCTGAAAACGAGATGTTGCAACCGGGAACATTGAAACGGGCAATTCGCATTCCGGATATCGTCAAAGCCGTATCCGGTTTTTTTGATGTGCCGCTGGAAATGTTGCAGGGTGTTTCCCGCAAACAGCGGGTGTCCAAAGCCCGGCAAGTGGCGATTTATCTATGCCGCGAACTGACGGACGAATCGCTGAGCACCATCGGCTATTATTTTTCCAGCCTGCACCATGCCTCGGTGTTGTATGCCTATAACAAAACCAAATCGGACATCACCGAAAACCCGCGTCTTCGCTCAAATATTGAAAAAATCCGCGCTTTGCTGTAA
- a CDS encoding DUF3108 domain-containing protein, translating into MRNNNMILLFNNSFFRKLMLLTLVVGQLFGQNSDSVKIDGPMPTIADSLAADTMVVHKLDRVVKNRAFSVGEKLTFNIRYGIIKAGEATMAVAEQLPINESHEAYRIVSTARSASFFDNFYKVRDSVETFLDTRGLFSWRFEKRLREGGYKFDLLVDYNQRMGKAEIQRIRYHGDEPLRIKNQSSFDLDMPAYVLDVLGSFYFVRTQRLEPGMPLYMINHDNKKIYDLQVFVQKRERISVDAGSFNCILVKPVLLGESIFKQDGEMWIWLTDDQYKIPVQMKSKVAVGSITTELKKIEGVPLPLPSQIR; encoded by the coding sequence TTGCGAAATAATAATATGATTTTACTGTTTAATAATTCATTCTTCCGAAAACTGATGCTGTTGACGCTGGTTGTCGGTCAACTGTTTGGGCAGAATAGTGATTCTGTGAAAATCGACGGTCCGATGCCAACGATTGCCGACAGCCTTGCCGCCGACACGATGGTTGTGCACAAACTGGATCGCGTGGTGAAAAACCGGGCGTTTTCAGTTGGTGAAAAACTCACGTTCAACATTCGTTACGGTATCATCAAGGCTGGCGAAGCAACAATGGCAGTTGCGGAACAACTGCCCATCAACGAATCGCACGAGGCATACCGGATCGTTTCCACTGCCCGATCCGCATCGTTTTTTGATAATTTTTACAAAGTGCGTGACTCTGTGGAAACATTTTTGGATACTCGCGGGCTGTTTTCGTGGCGATTCGAAAAGCGGCTGCGCGAAGGTGGTTACAAATTTGATCTGTTGGTGGATTACAACCAGCGGATGGGCAAGGCTGAAATTCAGCGGATTCGTTATCATGGCGATGAGCCGCTGCGCATCAAAAACCAAAGCAGTTTCGATCTGGACATGCCCGCATATGTGCTGGATGTGCTCGGTTCGTTTTATTTTGTGCGCACCCAACGGCTGGAGCCGGGAATGCCGTTGTATATGATCAATCACGATAATAAAAAAATCTACGATTTGCAGGTATTTGTCCAAAAACGCGAGCGCATTTCGGTGGATGCAGGTAGTTTCAACTGTATTCTGGTAAAGCCGGTGCTGCTCGGTGAGTCCATTTTTAAACAGGATGGCGAGATGTGGATTTGGCTGACAGACGATCAATACAAAATTCCGGTTCAGATGAAATCCAAAGTTGCGGTCGGTTCGATCACCACAGAATTGAAAAAAATTGAGGGTGTTCCGCTGCCGTTGCCCTCGCAGATTCGCTAA
- a CDS encoding response regulator transcription factor gives MINVAIVEDKDYIREGLVMLIESTEDIRCIGAYGDCESMLASLKKIVPDVLLMDIHLPGISGIEGVRQVKKIVPNQDIIMLTVLEERDSILEALCAGATGYLVKNTESDQLLSAIREAHAGGSPMNAHIARKVVKIFHELPLKTISRETDAETENVALTSRELEVLSGLSAGESYQSIADSLFVSANTVRYHIRNIYRKLHVHSQSEAVAKALKSGLI, from the coding sequence ATGATTAATGTCGCGATTGTCGAAGACAAAGATTACATCCGCGAAGGTCTGGTCATGTTGATCGAAAGCACGGAAGATATTCGCTGCATCGGTGCGTATGGCGATTGCGAAAGCATGCTGGCATCGCTGAAAAAGATCGTCCCCGATGTGTTGCTGATGGACATTCATCTGCCGGGAATATCCGGGATTGAAGGGGTTCGGCAGGTTAAAAAAATCGTTCCAAATCAGGATATTATCATGCTGACGGTGTTGGAAGAACGGGACAGTATTCTGGAAGCACTGTGCGCTGGCGCCACCGGGTATCTCGTAAAAAACACCGAAAGCGATCAACTGCTTTCCGCGATTCGCGAAGCACATGCCGGCGGATCGCCGATGAACGCGCACATCGCCCGCAAAGTGGTTAAAATTTTTCACGAATTGCCGCTCAAAACCATCTCCCGCGAAACCGATGCCGAAACCGAAAATGTGGCTCTCACCTCACGCGAACTGGAAGTGCTCAGCGGGCTTTCCGCCGGCGAAAGTTACCAATCCATTGCTGATTCCTTATTCGTTAGTGCGAACACAGTTCGCTATCACATCCGCAATATTTACCGAAAACTGCACGTACACAGCCAATCCGAAGCCGTTGCCAAAGCGCTCAAAAGCGGCCTGATTTGA
- a CDS encoding S8 family serine peptidase, with the protein MKNLAKARKFTACPSAAILFFLVTFVFSGSIAAKEAAYQPGELLVQLRSGADIQQMISSLKIAKMHPQKLLSARLNIWLVAFDEQQISGIAALKSVKQQPDVQNVQFNHFVTRRSTIPNDMQYASQWALNNTGQTGGVVDADIDAPEAWDISTGGQTATGEEIVIAVIDGGFDLDHPDLNFWKNTAEIPGNNIDDDDNGYVDDVDGWNAYQSSGNIPNDDHGTHVAGIAAAIGNNAVGVSGVNWGASVLPVAGSSGQESVVIEAYGYVLEMRKRYNESGGTDGAFIVVTNASFGVDFGDPADFPLWCAIYDSLGSAGILNCGATANLGINVDDQGDVPTTCPSPFMIAVTNTTHSDSKNNGAAFGQINIDLGAPGTGILSTLPFNSYGSLTGTSMATPTVAGAIALMYSAARAEIIQAYHDEPAEIALQFREFLLNGVDPIPALAGITATGGRLNVNNSLQLVQLFTLSGFSIVPGELSFGSVEIGFSDTLSLIVRNNTDANATFNILPDTAISNFYPLTDNFTVTAHNRDTVMIVFTPSEPGEINALLTISNPDTVMTTPLNGSGLAYPVMAVDGSSITIFAKPGETVSRNLAIANQNIPGGEALRWTAFEMPLPTSAGSRYQKPQPRRTFAELNGNNPVTVNRARRAQKIGNPRVIFFEDDMENVVHNWTTEVLDGATDDLWHRSESAANSPVTSWWCADEIAGNYNTGNRIKTALVSPVIDLTSAVAPVTLSFYEAYNTEEGWDFCMVDVSIDGGLTWQTIRNGVSGNSGGWLESAVDLSDFAGETVQFRYHFDSTDDFSNDFPGWRVDDVRVSDSNVDVYSWLQINPFTGIVQSGETENIAIEIDANGLTAGTYPAHIRITGNDPDVPEVTIPVELVVSEIQIFDAAMNLNFTNGVSFDTLKFGTASDASDLFDAAYDLYAPPQPPGGAFDARFRTQTDDLRRDFRKTNEPGDTIIWRMRFSAGSSGLMTVSWQPGELPKSGSFRIKDVTGGQLLDLDMRIKSAFTDNLSIGQYYVEYIADGSSAHTAQSADGWNLVSLPLAVPDPNYQQLFPSATPGSLYGYDGVYVTGDSLAVGAGYWLNFANRDTAAIFGSLIDTATLQLQKGWNLIGGISYNIALNEIDDPLAIIVPGTLYGFNGVYGASDIIRQGRGYWINAADSGEIFLQASSVKLEKSMIPPKTVSRDALSKAAKLLVQSGNVSQTLYFNATIDERIDRRSFSLPPLAPVGFDARFAGDVFAVTTAEASIRLQNNGNPVIVTPENLPLANGDSFILEELLGTTVVVTHSLQNGQPLQISSRAVTQLALRKVAATLPTAFAVEQNYPNPFNPATEIRFALPGASDVEITIYNALGQKVNTLVNRKFDAGFHSVQWNGTDERGSGVSSGIYFYRVSAGAFSSVKKMLLVK; encoded by the coding sequence ATGAAAAATCTCGCTAAAGCACGAAAATTCACCGCTTGTCCATCCGCTGCAATTCTGTTTTTTCTGGTCACATTTGTTTTTTCCGGAAGTATCGCTGCCAAAGAAGCGGCATATCAACCCGGCGAATTACTGGTGCAACTGCGCTCCGGTGCAGATATCCAGCAGATGATCTCGTCATTGAAAATCGCAAAAATGCACCCCCAAAAATTGCTTTCGGCACGGTTGAACATCTGGCTGGTAGCCTTTGACGAGCAGCAAATTTCCGGCATCGCCGCTTTAAAATCGGTAAAACAGCAGCCGGATGTCCAAAATGTCCAATTCAACCATTTTGTTACCCGGCGGAGCACGATCCCGAATGATATGCAATACGCAAGCCAATGGGCGTTGAATAACACCGGGCAAACCGGCGGCGTAGTGGATGCTGATATTGACGCCCCGGAAGCATGGGATATTTCCACCGGTGGGCAAACCGCCACAGGCGAGGAAATCGTGATTGCCGTCATCGACGGCGGCTTCGATCTCGATCACCCGGATCTCAATTTCTGGAAAAATACTGCCGAAATCCCAGGCAACAATATCGACGATGACGATAACGGTTACGTTGATGATGTTGACGGATGGAACGCCTACCAAAGCTCCGGCAATATTCCCAATGACGATCATGGAACGCACGTTGCCGGAATTGCCGCGGCAATCGGAAACAACGCTGTTGGCGTGAGCGGCGTAAACTGGGGTGCGAGCGTGCTGCCGGTTGCCGGATCATCCGGTCAGGAATCGGTGGTGATCGAAGCTTACGGCTATGTGTTGGAAATGCGTAAGCGATACAACGAATCCGGCGGTACGGATGGAGCGTTTATCGTGGTCACAAACGCTTCCTTTGGGGTAGATTTTGGCGATCCCGCGGACTTCCCCCTCTGGTGCGCCATTTACGATTCGCTCGGCTCAGCGGGGATTTTGAACTGCGGCGCGACGGCCAATCTGGGCATCAATGTGGACGATCAGGGCGATGTCCCAACCACCTGCCCAAGCCCTTTCATGATTGCCGTAACCAACACAACCCATTCAGATTCGAAAAATAACGGCGCGGCATTCGGGCAAATCAATATCGATTTGGGTGCGCCGGGAACCGGCATTTTGAGCACTTTGCCGTTCAACAGTTATGGCAGTTTGACCGGAACCAGTATGGCAACACCCACGGTTGCCGGTGCCATTGCGCTGATGTATTCGGCAGCGAGAGCGGAAATTATTCAGGCGTATCACGACGAACCGGCAGAAATTGCGCTCCAGTTCCGGGAGTTTTTGTTGAATGGCGTGGATCCAATTCCGGCGCTGGCGGGCATTACCGCCACAGGTGGACGATTAAATGTGAACAACAGTTTGCAACTGGTGCAGCTGTTTACGCTATCTGGATTTTCGATCGTTCCGGGTGAATTGAGCTTTGGCTCCGTCGAAATCGGGTTTTCTGATACGCTTTCGCTGATCGTTCGCAATAACACCGATGCGAACGCAACTTTCAATATTTTGCCGGATACGGCGATTTCGAATTTTTATCCGTTGACAGATAATTTCACCGTCACTGCACATAACCGCGATACGGTGATGATCGTTTTTACGCCATCCGAACCCGGCGAGATCAACGCGCTGCTGACCATCAGCAATCCCGATACCGTGATGACAACCCCTTTGAACGGTAGCGGTTTGGCATATCCGGTGATGGCAGTTGACGGCAGCAGCATCACCATTTTCGCGAAACCGGGCGAAACGGTCAGCCGGAATCTGGCGATCGCCAATCAAAACATTCCCGGCGGGGAAGCGCTCCGTTGGACAGCCTTCGAAATGCCGTTACCCACTTCAGCCGGTTCAAGATATCAAAAACCGCAGCCCCGCCGAACGTTCGCTGAACTCAACGGCAACAATCCTGTGACCGTAAATCGCGCGCGCCGCGCCCAAAAAATTGGCAATCCCCGGGTCATCTTTTTCGAGGATGATATGGAAAACGTCGTCCACAATTGGACAACAGAAGTTCTCGACGGTGCCACTGACGATCTCTGGCATCGCAGCGAATCCGCCGCCAATAGTCCGGTTACCAGTTGGTGGTGTGCCGACGAAATTGCGGGGAATTACAACACCGGCAATCGCATTAAAACGGCGCTGGTTTCACCCGTAATCGATCTGACCAGTGCGGTTGCGCCCGTAACGCTTTCATTTTATGAAGCTTACAACACGGAAGAAGGTTGGGACTTTTGTATGGTCGATGTGTCAATCGACGGTGGATTAACCTGGCAAACCATTCGCAACGGCGTCAGCGGGAACAGCGGTGGCTGGCTGGAAAGTGCGGTCGATCTCTCTGATTTCGCCGGAGAAACCGTTCAGTTTCGCTATCATTTCGATTCGACGGACGATTTTTCAAACGATTTTCCCGGCTGGCGGGTGGACGATGTGCGCGTCAGCGACAGCAATGTGGATGTCTATTCCTGGCTGCAAATCAACCCGTTTACCGGGATTGTTCAATCCGGCGAAACGGAAAATATCGCTATCGAAATTGATGCAAACGGTTTGACTGCCGGCACATATCCGGCACACATCCGCATCACCGGAAACGATCCGGATGTGCCGGAAGTGACCATTCCGGTCGAGCTGGTGGTTTCCGAAATCCAGATTTTTGACGCAGCCATGAATCTCAATTTTACCAATGGCGTTTCGTTTGATACGCTAAAGTTTGGCACTGCGTCAGATGCGAGTGATTTATTTGATGCTGCATACGATTTGTACGCACCGCCACAGCCACCCGGCGGCGCGTTCGACGCCCGTTTTCGGACACAGACGGACGATTTGCGCCGCGATTTCCGGAAAACCAATGAGCCGGGTGACACAATTATCTGGCGAATGCGATTTTCCGCTGGCAGTAGCGGATTGATGACCGTTTCGTGGCAACCCGGCGAACTGCCGAAATCCGGCAGCTTCCGAATAAAAGATGTGACCGGCGGGCAATTGCTGGATCTGGATATGCGCATCAAATCGGCATTTACCGATAACCTCAGTATCGGACAGTATTACGTCGAATACATCGCAGATGGCAGCAGTGCGCACACCGCGCAATCCGCAGATGGCTGGAATTTGGTCAGTTTGCCGCTGGCGGTGCCTGATCCAAACTATCAACAATTATTCCCGAGCGCAACGCCGGGCAGCCTGTACGGTTACGATGGCGTTTATGTCACCGGCGATTCGCTGGCGGTGGGCGCCGGTTATTGGCTCAATTTCGCGAACCGCGATACGGCGGCGATTTTCGGTTCGCTGATCGATACTGCAACGCTGCAGTTGCAAAAAGGCTGGAATTTAATTGGCGGCATATCTTACAATATTGCATTGAATGAAATCGATGATCCGTTAGCAATAATCGTTCCGGGAACGCTCTACGGTTTCAACGGCGTATACGGTGCGAGCGACATCATCCGGCAGGGCAGGGGATACTGGATCAACGCTGCGGATTCCGGCGAAATTTTTCTGCAGGCATCGTCGGTGAAATTGGAAAAATCGATGATACCGCCAAAAACGGTGAGTCGTGATGCGCTGTCGAAAGCGGCGAAATTGCTGGTTCAAAGCGGTAACGTTTCGCAAACGCTTTATTTTAACGCGACAATTGACGAACGCATCGATCGCCGCAGCTTCAGTTTGCCGCCGCTCGCGCCGGTCGGATTTGATGCCCGATTTGCCGGTGATGTGTTCGCGGTGACCACTGCAGAAGCGTCCATCCGGCTGCAAAATAACGGAAATCCGGTGATCGTCACGCCGGAAAATCTGCCGCTCGCCAACGGCGATTCATTTATTTTGGAGGAATTGCTCGGCACAACGGTCGTTGTAACGCACTCGCTGCAGAACGGTCAGCCGCTGCAAATCAGCAGTCGCGCAGTGACGCAACTGGCGCTTCGAAAAGTGGCTGCAACTTTGCCAACCGCATTTGCTGTTGAGCAAAATTATCCGAATCCGTTCAACCCGGCAACCGAAATTCGATTTGCGTTACCGGGTGCAAGTGATGTAGAAATAACCATTTACAATGCGCTTGGGCAGAAGGTGAACACGCTTGTCAACCGGAAATTTGATGCTGGATTTCACAGCGTCCAATGGAACGGAACAGACGAGCGGGGTAGTGGCGTTTCCAGCGGAATTTATTTTTACCGCGTTTCCGCCGGAGCATTTTCATCGGTGAAAAAAATGTTGCTGGTGAAATAA
- a CDS encoding class I SAM-dependent methyltransferase has protein sequence MNTIFRRIAKFFVSLLLMLWSFTIGLFTPKGQYIHSLICRYFGFVFDKPKLPLIEQSAFLSGTTVQLTELQVQPGNMSVDEMSTIAAIVKKFQPKRIFEIGTMNGRTTLNMALNAPDDCEIFTLDLPADAAENTKFNISKRYLRLVDKAQSGELFANKSAVDFPCIQRIKQLYGDSGTFDFSRFENSIDVVFIDGSHDFDYVLNDSEIALKLLRNGKGIILWHDYRPEIDVVPALEVFRKRHPEIEISHIRDTTFAFASL, from the coding sequence ATGAATACAATTTTCCGGCGAATCGCCAAATTTTTCGTTTCATTATTATTGATGCTCTGGTCGTTTACCATCGGATTGTTCACGCCGAAAGGGCAATACATTCACTCACTGATTTGCCGGTATTTCGGATTCGTTTTCGACAAACCGAAGCTGCCGCTCATCGAGCAATCCGCATTTTTATCCGGCACAACAGTGCAGTTGACTGAATTGCAGGTGCAGCCGGGAAATATGAGTGTGGATGAAATGAGCACCATCGCAGCGATAGTCAAAAAATTTCAGCCCAAACGCATTTTCGAAATCGGCACAATGAACGGCAGAACCACGCTGAATATGGCGCTGAACGCACCGGACGATTGCGAAATTTTCACACTGGATTTGCCGGCAGACGCTGCGGAAAATACCAAATTCAACATCAGCAAACGGTATTTGCGGTTGGTGGATAAAGCGCAATCGGGTGAGTTATTTGCGAACAAATCTGCGGTGGATTTTCCGTGTATCCAACGAATTAAGCAGCTTTACGGCGATTCCGGCACATTTGATTTTTCGCGATTCGAGAACAGCATTGATGTAGTGTTCATCGACGGATCGCATGATTTTGATTATGTGCTGAACGATTCCGAAATAGCCCTGAAGCTGCTGCGCAACGGCAAAGGCATCATTTTGTGGCACGATTATCGTCCGGAAATTGATGTGGTGCCGGCGCTCGAAGTGTTTCGCAAACGGCATCCGGAAATTGAGATTTCCCACATTCGCGATACCACTTTTGCATTTGCATCCCTTTGA
- a CDS encoding choice-of-anchor B family protein, translated as MKKSGLMLLVATMLWGGVLMAQGSPNVPLLAHINDYPSVGYNDCWGYVAPDGREYALLGVQNGTSILDITDTDNIVEINFIPSATSLWKDIKTYQHYAYVVTEASGGMQIIDLSDLPNSAPLIGSVTEFGSSHNIYIDVPNALLYVEGSFSEPVWAYSLADPENPVRLSSFGIECHDIFARDNVAFISEGGSGSIGIFDMTNPSQPTLLQRLNIPAAGYVHNAWLTEDSQFLMTTEETNGKTMKMWDISDLGNITLTDQILAPGGLAHNTHIKGNYAYVSHYSDGLRIYDVSDPYNLSEAGFYDTSDDWGAYPFFPSGKVLVSDIDDGLYIVFFEGAREGDPLDPNAPKSVAAYSDFNTPNSIQLTWEDPTSLFNGDTLTAAEFTIEVAQIGGGTVSVPGGSSAYEATGLSDGELYEFEIYTKIIANDSTSNPVKVNWYAGGSPFPAAPANLVCENNGVDALLSWNDPATQADGTPLDDLDRIEILRDGEVVGSVAPGSESFVDTPAPGFAYEYAVRAVDNELPENSSKLSNSVVVCYVGNAPEFIVWVGSDVGAASAASGDSLFAAIAAHGGSVYLTNNLFEFGTDLSGYKAIFAVLGVFSDNHVLSSSDPEAASAGNVSYQRWQIVSRRRRLFQLRSRTGRLQYPYMVWFERWRRWHRRCFWRHRTKRHQRIFIWLQRSEQLDGRTRSRQRCANLEKQRQHRCFGCLQR; from the coding sequence ATGAAAAAAAGTGGTTTGATGTTGCTGGTGGCAACAATGTTATGGGGTGGCGTGCTGATGGCGCAGGGTTCGCCAAATGTGCCATTGTTGGCGCATATCAACGATTATCCGTCTGTGGGATACAACGATTGCTGGGGCTACGTTGCGCCGGACGGTCGCGAATATGCGCTGTTGGGTGTGCAAAACGGCACCAGCATTCTGGATATCACCGATACGGATAATATTGTCGAAATCAATTTTATTCCCAGCGCAACTTCGCTGTGGAAGGATATTAAAACATATCAACATTATGCGTATGTGGTTACCGAAGCCAGCGGCGGGATGCAGATTATCGATTTGTCCGATCTGCCGAACAGTGCGCCGCTGATCGGATCGGTAACGGAATTTGGCAGTTCGCATAATATTTACATCGATGTGCCGAATGCGTTACTTTATGTGGAGGGTAGCTTTAGCGAACCGGTGTGGGCTTACAGCCTTGCAGATCCGGAAAATCCGGTGCGATTGTCAAGTTTTGGCATCGAATGCCACGATATTTTTGCGCGCGATAATGTTGCGTTTATCTCCGAAGGCGGCAGTGGCTCAATCGGCATTTTTGATATGACGAATCCGTCACAACCGACGTTATTACAACGCTTAAATATTCCAGCCGCCGGTTATGTGCACAATGCATGGCTGACAGAAGACAGCCAGTTTTTGATGACGACTGAGGAAACCAACGGCAAAACCATGAAAATGTGGGACATTTCCGACCTCGGGAATATTACACTCACCGACCAAATTCTGGCACCCGGCGGGTTAGCGCACAATACCCACATCAAAGGCAATTATGCCTACGTTTCCCATTACAGCGACGGGTTACGAATTTATGATGTTTCCGATCCGTATAATTTGAGCGAAGCCGGATTTTACGATACATCCGACGATTGGGGTGCTTATCCCTTTTTCCCGTCCGGCAAAGTGCTGGTTTCGGATATCGATGACGGGCTATATATCGTCTTTTTTGAGGGCGCTCGCGAAGGTGATCCGCTCGATCCCAACGCGCCGAAAAGTGTTGCAGCCTACAGCGATTTCAACACACCGAATTCGATTCAGTTGACCTGGGAAGATCCCACAAGCCTGTTCAACGGCGATACGCTGACCGCTGCAGAATTTACTATCGAAGTTGCCCAAATTGGCGGCGGCACCGTTTCCGTTCCCGGTGGCAGCAGCGCATACGAAGCAACCGGATTGAGCGATGGGGAATTATATGAATTTGAAATTTACACCAAAATAATTGCCAACGACAGCACCAGCAATCCTGTAAAGGTAAATTGGTATGCCGGTGGTTCGCCGTTTCCGGCTGCACCGGCGAATCTGGTTTGTGAAAACAACGGCGTTGACGCGCTTTTGAGTTGGAACGATCCCGCCACGCAGGCAGACGGCACGCCGCTGGACGACCTCGATCGCATCGAAATTCTTCGCGATGGCGAAGTTGTCGGCAGCGTTGCGCCCGGCAGCGAAAGTTTTGTGGATACGCCTGCTCCGGGTTTCGCATACGAATACGCCGTTCGTGCGGTCGATAACGAGTTGCCGGAAAATTCCAGCAAGTTAAGCAATAGTGTTGTTGTTTGTTACGTGGGCAATGCACCGGAATTTATCGTTTGGGTTGGTTCGGATGTTGGCGCAGCCAGCGCAGCCAGCGGCGATAGCCTGTTTGCTGCCATCGCTGCACATGGCGGCAGCGTTTACCTGACCAACAATCTTTTTGAGTTCGGCACGGATTTGAGCGGTTACAAAGCTATTTTTGCGGTGCTCGGTGTTTTCAGCGATAATCACGTGCTCAGCAGCAGCGATCCGGAAGCCGCTAGCGCTGGAAACGTATCTTATCAACGGTGGCAAATTGTATCTCGAAGGCGGCGATTGTTTCAATTACGATCCCGAACAGGGCGGCTACAATATCCGTACATGGTTTGGTTTGAACGATGGCGAAGATGGCACCGGCGATGTTTTTGGCGTCACCGGACAAAACGCCATCAGCGAATTTTCATTTGGTTACAACGGTCCGAACAACTGGATGGACGAACTCGTTCCCGCCAGCGCTGCGCCAATCTGGAAAAACAGCGACAACACCGATGTTTTGGGTGTTTACAACGATAA
- a CDS encoding T9SS type A sorting domain-containing protein, with the protein MDELVPASAAPIWKNSDNTDVLGVYNDNFGNGLTIGVVPSFGGLVETGGFVTPVIPNTGGGSGEKIRPVAGGEHRPFVKKYAHFPERAEQWKGRNFVSLDETGNIVMSAGNNVELMGAYLQLLGAPVTGIDDAQVAVPASFELSQNYPNPFNPTTSFSVALPENSELNVTVFNALGQPVAELFNGKMSAGEHHFSFDAAHLASGLYFYRVSTGNLTKTRKMILMK; encoded by the coding sequence ATGGACGAACTCGTTCCCGCCAGCGCTGCGCCAATCTGGAAAAACAGCGACAACACCGATGTTTTGGGTGTTTACAACGATAATTTCGGCAACGGATTGACAATCGGCGTTGTGCCGTCGTTTGGCGGATTGGTGGAGACCGGAGGATTTGTTACACCGGTAATTCCGAACACCGGTGGCGGATCGGGTGAAAAAATCCGTCCGGTAGCCGGTGGTGAGCACCGCCCGTTTGTCAAAAAATATGCGCATTTTCCCGAACGTGCGGAGCAGTGGAAAGGGCGCAATTTTGTATCGCTGGATGAAACCGGCAACATCGTGATGAGCGCCGGTAATAACGTTGAGCTAATGGGCGCATATCTGCAATTGCTGGGTGCGCCGGTCACCGGAATTGATGACGCTCAAGTTGCCGTGCCCGCGTCTTTTGAGCTGTCACAAAATTACCCGAACCCGTTTAATCCGACCACTTCATTTTCGGTGGCTTTGCCGGAAAACAGCGAACTGAATGTGACCGTTTTTAATGCGCTGGGTCAACCTGTTGCGGAGTTGTTCAACGGGAAAATGTCTGCGGGTGAACACCATTTTTCGTTCGATGCAGCACATTTGGCCAGCGGATTGTATTTCTACCGCGTATCAACCGGGAACCTCACGAAAACCCGAAAAATGATTTTGATGAAATAA